A region of the Tachyglossus aculeatus isolate mTacAcu1 chromosome 9, mTacAcu1.pri, whole genome shotgun sequence genome:
TGACTTGACTAGCTGGGCTTTTGCTAAAGTCAATTTGATCTATTATCCAGGACTTCTTTATAgcataagtgtttactgtgtgctaggcactgttcaaagtgctggggtaggtacaaagtaatcaggttggagacagtccatatgccacatgggactcacagtcttaatccccattacacagatgaggtaactgaggcatagagaagctacctgacttgcccaaggccatacagcagacaagtagcagtctACTTTTTGCTACTAGTAGCaaaagacagtcttttagactgtgagcccactgttgggtagggactgtctctatatgttgccaacttgtacttccctagcgcttagtacagtgctctgcacacagtaagcgctcaataaatacgattgattgaagtagcagagcaggattagaaccttggcggtccttctgactcgcaagcctgtgctctatccgctgggccatgctgcttcttggaagaagtttttaaaaaaatctgcacTCCTTAAACTTGTATTTTCACGCATTATGGGCAATTGAAAAATGAACATATGTAGCTGACTTGAACAAGCGAGCTGACTTGCTATTGAAATGTAATTTTTAATTCTCAGTACATTTAATGAATAACCATTTATGGGTAAGGGGAGTAAAGGACAGTAAATCTTATTATGGCAGTATGAGCCTATCTGTTAATGCACTTGTGCAAAAGATGACTTCAAAAGATCCCGAACTGGAGAAATAAAACTGGAATAGTGCCTGGGGCATAATTGATACCATGAAACTGGTATAATGTTCTTTGTATCTTCCCATTGGTTGGGGTTATTTATCCAGATGTTCAGCCTTTGCATAAAAGAAAGGGGCTACTGAGTGAATTTGAGTGAATCCTGCCAACTGGCTACATTCATTAACTTGACAATGGCAAGAACGGTTTTACCTACGATTTTACTTCTCTGCCTTGTAAGCACATATCACAGTGTGAATGGAATTTTTATGGAAAAGCTCGCTAGCAAGAAGCTCTGTGCTGATGAAGAGTGTGTCTGTAAGTCGGTGTTTGAAATGCTTTTCATGTCATATTACTGAATTATTGACAACTGATGTTGAGGTGCTCTTTGGGGTTTGTTTTCTGAagtcctcccaagcctgtggtattTGTATTTCTTGCTTTATACAGTTTTCTGATTGTGCAAACGAGTTTGCTGGCCTTGGGAGGCAAATTTAGACTCTAAAATGTTCCTTAAGGTAGCAGTTTCAGTTTTCCTTCTGGCTTAGATCAGCTTTGATGAATTTCAGTTCAGTTTGACACTCTGAATCTGTAATGTTATTCTAATATGTGTAAGTCTAAATTTTCccactttgcttttttttttttccagatactATTTCCCTTGCTAAAGCAGAAGATGATTACAATGCCCCGGACTGTAGGTTTATTAACATTAAAAAAGGGCAACAGATCTATGTGTATTCAAAACTAGTGAAAGAAAAAGAAGCTGGAGAATTTTGGGCTGGAAGTGTAAGATAAGATTATATTTTAAACAAAACTGGATTTATGGTATATACTTTGTTTTGTCCACTGTCCTAATTTAAATAAAATTTTATTATTGAATCAAGCCATAGTTATTTTTGAGGTGGAGTATAATGATAATTTGAGGGTTAGTTTATagagtggaaaaaaagaaaatttcatAAAAAATATCTGGAGCAGAACTGTTCTCCGCAAAAGTAAGCACTTCTTATTTGATCTGTACACATCTTTATTCCATGTAGTACATGTTATTGCATGGATAATTGcacctaattctgttgaattgggtGTCCTGAAGCAGTAAGAGGTCTGGGattgttgaattcattcattcaatcatttattgagtgcttactgtgtgcagagcactgtactaagcgcttgggaaacacaagtcggcaacatatagagatggtccctacccaacaacgggctcacagtctagaagagggggacagacaaaacaaaacatgtagacaggtgtcaaaatcttcaaaacaaatagaattggaGTTCACTTTTTCAAAGTTCAATTCCCAACAATTTTCAGAATTCCAAGTCTAGGGAAAGataacttcaaaaaaaaaagatgtgaaaTAACtattggaagagaaaaatgaattcTTAGCATACTTATTTTAGTGCTCTGACATTGGTGAGCATCTCAGTTGGGGCTTGGCAGGCTAGAATACACTCtcagggggatcatcatcatcatcaatcgtatttattgagcacttactatgtgcagagcactgtactaagcgcttgggaagtacaaattggcaacatatagagacagtccctacccggatGCATTTGTGTTGGTCAATCTCAGCAGGAGGTAAATCAGAGTTCTGTCACTACCTCCCTACTTTGGGGAAACCTCAAACGGTCAGTGATGGGAGTGGACCAATTAACTTTTGCTGTCAACTGTGTCTGATTCGGAGTGTCTTTTCTCTCAGGTATACGGCGATCAGTATGATGAAGGAATAGGAGTTGTTGGTTACTTTCCTAGAGCGCTAGTGAAAGAGCAGCATGTCTACCAAGCAGCCAACAAGGAAATCCCTACAACGGTAAGCCTCCTGGAAAGACCTTTGAGGTTGCCCAAGTAGACCAGTAGTGTTTCTCTGTCTAAGTACAAACCCGACTAAAGACACTAACGCTAACTTGGAAAGCACACATCCACAGAAATCCCTTTTCTTCATTCAGGCATTTATGCACTATTCATTTTCACTCCTTTCTATCACCTGGCCTTCTTGACGCGCTTTAACTATGAAGAAACTTTCAGATTTACagatgcttaaaaaaaaatccgttGGACTTTTGCATGTTTCGGGAGAAGTTGTGAATCATATTACATAACATATGCTCTGAAGAGTATGCTACTATTgggtttattcatccattcattccgttgtatttattgagtgcttactgtgtgcagagcactgtacaaagcgcttgggaagtacaaataggcaacatatagagacggtccctacctaacaatgggctcaaatgAAAGGTGAGGTTAAAAATAGCATGAGGAATTGAAAGCTTTTTTGGAAATACATTTGAGGACCTGATTTTAAGGCAAACTCTGCTCTATCTCTGAAATATGCTCTGATCCTTTCTTCTGTCCCAGAGGATGCCACTGGAATCCTGTAGCATAGAGAAAACAAAATCCTTTTGAATTGCTCTGCAAGGCAGTGAGTTTAATTGTCTGGAAGCCATTCTTCTGACACAACCTGGAAACTTTAGGCTTCTGGGAGTTGCTGCTTGCCTCGGTGAGCAGAATAACTTAAATCCAATTTCCAAAGCCAATTTTTGTTGCTCCCTTCTGATCTGTTTTCAGCATCTAGCAGAAGTTGGTCAAATGACCAAGAATATAAAATTCATGCGAGAAAACTATATGTTGGTTCTTTTAACTTAAATATTGTGCCTGCTATTTACTACCCTTTTGCTCTTGGCTTATCTTGATTTATCATCTCCACAATTACCTATCAGCGTAATAGAATATTAATTAAATAGGCTGTCTTTTGGATTTTCTGTTCTTTGTTGCATGGTTATTCTTTTATTAATTCTCTTTCAGGATATTGACTTCTTCTGTGAATAGAATGCGTACGGATGAATCAGATGAAACCCTGGATCCAAAGCAAACTAAATAAAACCCCAAGAGCTAATTTCCACAATTTTTTCTTATTAGTATAGGAGTCTGTACATTTGTTTACTttcaataatgatatttctttctCTATTAATGTAAGCTTCTCACCTGCCTAAAAACTGATACCAATATTGCTACTTACTTGTCTCTTTAAACAAGTTAACTGTGAGGACCTGAAAGACACTATCTGAAAGGTGTACCCAAATCTCTGACATTTTGTATGAGTAGGGAAATTGTggttattcaatcaatggcattattaaccgctgtattaagcatttgggaaacaaTAGatttggcaaacacattcccagcccacaaggagaattctagtgggggagaccgacACAAATTTTAAGCACTTGAGTGGACAGAGTTGGAAATGTTAATAACTTTAAAAGTCTTGCCACAAATTGCTTCCAAAGTGAATGAACTTGCCTTTCAAACTGCTGTATTTTGGGCAAAGTTTTAGATATACATATTTTTGGTTAAATTTTCTTAATTTTACAATTATATTTACTTACTAAATAAGTTTTCAATTTGGGCATCATATGTACTCCACAGGtttgaaaataaaaaaacaactACTTTTATTTCATTTCTGTCAATAAACCATGATTTTTGGGTGTCCATTATGCAgagcccagtgctcagtgctttcATGGGTTTTTGAATTTTAGCTTCACCCAAAATATAATTTCTGAGATAAGATAAACTTTACCAACTACATACAAGTGTCTGTCATTTGGGATGCATTAAAAATCCTTTAGGGTGTTAGCTTTTCAATGATATTAGAAAAACTTCTATTTTTCTATATTAAACTATAAATTTTCTTGTCTCTATTTGCATTCTTAATGTAATTACCTTTTAATGTCCAAGggatgtatttgtgtgtgtgcaatTAAAAGTTTCTGTGCtttctttttaaaattaatttagcTGGTCTACTTTGGGGAACAGTTTTCACTTTGGGAAACAAAGAGGTTGTGTTACGCTCGTCAAATGTCCAATACAGTgccagtgtgctcaataaatacttgatagATGGCTTCATTTGACC
Encoded here:
- the OTOR gene encoding otoraplin yields the protein MARTVLPTILLLCLVSTYHSVNGIFMEKLASKKLCADEECVYTISLAKAEDDYNAPDCRFINIKKGQQIYVYSKLVKEKEAGEFWAGSVYGDQYDEGIGVVGYFPRALVKEQHVYQAANKEIPTTDIDFFCE